In Lonchura striata isolate bLonStr1 chromosome 11, bLonStr1.mat, whole genome shotgun sequence, the following proteins share a genomic window:
- the DUT gene encoding deoxyuridine 5'-triphosphate nucleotidohydrolase, mitochondrial, with translation MPASEAVPLPSPSKRQKGSGPAEASARLRFTKLSENAFAPSRGSARAAGYDLYSAYDCVIPPMEKAVVKTDIQIALPSGCYGRVAPRSGLAAKHFIDVGAGVIDEDYRGNVGVVLFNFGKETFEVKKGDRIAQLICERIYYPELEEVEALDDTERGEGGFGSTGKN, from the exons ATGCCCGCCTCCGAGGCCGTGCCGCTGCCGTCCCCCAGCAAGAGGCAGAAGGGCTCGGGGCCTGCAGAGGCTTCCGCACGTCTGCGCTTCACCAAGCTGTCCGAGAACGCCTTCGCCCCCTCCCGGGGCTCCGCCCGGGCTGCGGGCTACGATCTGTACAG tgCCTATGACTGTGTGATACCACCCATGGAGAAGGCTGTGGTGAAAACAGACATTCAAATAGCACTTCCTTCTGGATGCTATGGCCGAGTAG CACCACGTTCTGGTTTAGCTGCAAAGCACTTCATAGATGTTGGAG CTGGTGTTATTGATGAGGATTACAGGGGAAATGTTGGTGTGGTACTGTTCAACTTTGGCAAGGAGACGTTTGAAG TTAAAAAAGGAGATAGAATTGCCCAGCTCATCTGTGAACGCATTTATTATCCTGAGCTAGAAGAAGTTGAA GCTCTGGATGATACAGAACGTGGTGAAGGTGGCTTTGGCTCTACTGGAAAGAACTGA